From a single Anoplolepis gracilipes chromosome 3, ASM4749672v1, whole genome shotgun sequence genomic region:
- the Btbvii gene encoding uncharacterized protein Btbvii isoform X1, giving the protein MLNDIDVDGVGEAYDTYTYFSTVRHVVLCDISHLSALLSQQREWIVELYKRDSYSVVMSMQQYCLRWNNHQPNFISVFSNLLNNETLVDVTLAAEGRQIQAHKVVLSACSTYFQSLFTVNPCQHPIVILKDIKFSDLKIMVDFMYYGEVNISQDQLPSIIKTAENLKIKGLAEMHTASLTKWPSGSSETGGADRGESCSPSPSPLSPSFRRKRLRKSSTGSTSGSGDRPEEINEITLVATNIVKPEPLIASQESGENIRRPVNTSTESQGSIDEDQISIMSNMETSSTNTPAQSDGSIQDVSQQSTGGNIAQSSVSSQPPTHQVLHCKTQAVTKRTRLLIRQPRVKKEPSHLSPDGEASSSPHIVSTSVHLATSTLNLPQTSRSFEESRISPPPHTMLVNQPNLLTVTTTSSNLLTVPQPSYLTKQHSHPLLSSQQPSTSGTYWIHRQHSHPELPGRTTSPSIVIEPAPILKTEEEGVEETSTPTTSSELGTGSGGASTGLRVKTTELRRTSSSPQTSCSSRESRENTGDQRLGHCPVLRQGPALGCNHCWNTIDDHGRILRRKTKYHCPECQINLCIVPCFQEYHEQRRELISKLKPLPKTSSV; this is encoded by the exons ATGTTGAACGACATCGACGTCGACGGCGTCGGCGAAGCTTACGATACATATACTTATTTCTCAACGGTGCGACATGTCGTCTTGTGTGACATTTCGCACCTGTCTGCGTTGCTTTCGCAACAGAGGGAATGGATAG TTGAACTTTACAAAAGAGATTCTTATTCTGTCGTGATGTCTATGCAACAGTATTGTTTGCGCTGGAACAATCATCAACCGAATTTTATCTCGGTTTTCtccaatttattaaataacgaGACTTTAGTAGACGTTACTCTTGCTGCAGAAGGCAGGCAAATTCAGGCGCACAAAGTTGTACTGTCAGCATGCAGTACATACTTTCAGTCACTGTTTACAGTGAATCCTTGTCAGCATCCTATCGTTATACTTAAGGACATCAAATTTTCGGACCTCAAGATTATGGTAGATTTTATGTACTATGGAGAAGTAAACATATCTCAAGATCAATTGCCATCTATtataaag aCGGCAGAAAACTTAAAGATAAAAGGACTTGCAGAAATGCATACAGCGTCATTAACTAAATGGCCAAGTGGAAGTAGCGAAACTGGTGGAGCAGATCGTGGCGAATCCTGCTCACCCAGCCCATCTCCATTATCTCCTTCTTTTCGTAGAAAAAGATTACGGAAGTCTTCTACTGGCTCAACATCTGGATCTGGCGACAGGCCGGAAGAAATCAATGAAATAACACTAGTGGCTACTAACATTGTAAAACCTGAACCCTTAATTGCATCGCAAGAAAGTGGAGAGAATATAAGGCGACCGGTAAATACTAGCACAGAATCTCAAGGCAGTATTGATGAAGATCAAATATCAATT ATGAGTAATATGGAAACTAGTTCTACCAATACACCAGCCCAGAGTGATGGTTCTATTCAAGACGTGAGTCAACAGTCAACAGGAGGAAACATTGCGCAAAGTTCTGTCTCTTCGCAACCACCCACTCATCAAG ttctTCATTGCAAGACACAAGCAGTAACGAAAAGGACACGGCTACTGATTAGACAACCGCGAGTGAAGAAGGAGCCGAGTCACCTGTCACCGGATGGCGAAGCGAGCTCCTCGCCTCACATTGTCTCGACCTCTGTTCATCTTGCCACGTCGACACTGAATCTACCCCAGACGTCGAGGAGTTTCGAGGAATCGCGTATATCACCACCGCCGCACACCATGCTGGTCAATCAGCCGAATTTGCTGACGGTGACGACGACGTCGTCTAACTTGTTGACGGTACCCCAGCCGTCCTACCTGACCAAACAACACTCACATCCGTTGCTATCCAGTCAGCAACCGAGCACATCCGGGACTTACTGGATACATCGACAGCATTCGCATCCGGAATTGCCCGGCAGGACCACGAGTCCTTCGATAGTGATCGAGCCGGCGCCCATCCTCAAGACGGAAGAAGAGGGAGTCGAGGAGACTTCGACTCCGACTACTTCCTCTGAGCTGGGAACTGGCAGCGGTGGTGCTTCCACTGGATTGAGGGTGAAGACGACGGAGTTGCGGCGGACTTCTTCATCGCCACAG acGAGCTGTAGCAGCAGAGAGTCTCGTGAAAATACGGGGGATCAACGATTAGGTCACTGTCCGGTGTTACGTCAGGGTCCTGCTTTAGGTTGCAATCATTGTTGGAACACGATAGATGATCATGGCAGAATACTCCGTAGGAAGACCAAGTATCACTGTCCCGAATGTCAGATTAATTTGTGCATCGTACCCTGCTTCCAAGAGTATCACGAGCAGCGGCGCGAATTGATTTCCAAATTGAAACCCTTACCAAAAACTAGCTCCGTTTAA
- the Btbvii gene encoding uncharacterized protein Btbvii isoform X2, protein MLNDIDVDGVGEAYDTYTYFSTVRHVVLCDISHLSALLSQQREWIVELYKRDSYSVVMSMQQYCLRWNNHQPNFISVFSNLLNNETLVDVTLAAEGRQIQAHKVVLSACSTYFQSLFTVNPCQHPIVILKDIKFSDLKIMVDFMYYGEVNISQDQLPSIIKTAENLKIKGLAEMHTASLTKWPSGSSETGGADRGESCSPSPSPLSPSFRRKRLRKSSTGSTSGSGDRPEEINEITLVATNIVKPEPLIASQESGENIRRPVNTSTESQGSIDEDQISIMSNMETSSTNTPAQSDGSIQDVSQQSTGGNIAQSSVSSQPPTHQGLQWTIMEHTYHPTRFALSSCQTNLSIQASSAFTTPEITASSTISDQYSGTSTTGSSCALTNYPNSSHGTLQHASSSSGGGPSPSAQCPSNCQSPCASPQTAIKRKRSTNPQADENFIRALDAVRYGGIGFCKAARMFGVNNRTLWLEYKKRGYPNNRPSLKSRVKQEVNSSPPPPPPSQPPPAQPMNSSQSPTPMGPPTTPHSTHNTHSTHTMLTSHSPHTMLSGYIDRHTDYALPSTTMPINLHGVNYNAM, encoded by the exons ATGTTGAACGACATCGACGTCGACGGCGTCGGCGAAGCTTACGATACATATACTTATTTCTCAACGGTGCGACATGTCGTCTTGTGTGACATTTCGCACCTGTCTGCGTTGCTTTCGCAACAGAGGGAATGGATAG TTGAACTTTACAAAAGAGATTCTTATTCTGTCGTGATGTCTATGCAACAGTATTGTTTGCGCTGGAACAATCATCAACCGAATTTTATCTCGGTTTTCtccaatttattaaataacgaGACTTTAGTAGACGTTACTCTTGCTGCAGAAGGCAGGCAAATTCAGGCGCACAAAGTTGTACTGTCAGCATGCAGTACATACTTTCAGTCACTGTTTACAGTGAATCCTTGTCAGCATCCTATCGTTATACTTAAGGACATCAAATTTTCGGACCTCAAGATTATGGTAGATTTTATGTACTATGGAGAAGTAAACATATCTCAAGATCAATTGCCATCTATtataaag aCGGCAGAAAACTTAAAGATAAAAGGACTTGCAGAAATGCATACAGCGTCATTAACTAAATGGCCAAGTGGAAGTAGCGAAACTGGTGGAGCAGATCGTGGCGAATCCTGCTCACCCAGCCCATCTCCATTATCTCCTTCTTTTCGTAGAAAAAGATTACGGAAGTCTTCTACTGGCTCAACATCTGGATCTGGCGACAGGCCGGAAGAAATCAATGAAATAACACTAGTGGCTACTAACATTGTAAAACCTGAACCCTTAATTGCATCGCAAGAAAGTGGAGAGAATATAAGGCGACCGGTAAATACTAGCACAGAATCTCAAGGCAGTATTGATGAAGATCAAATATCAATT ATGAGTAATATGGAAACTAGTTCTACCAATACACCAGCCCAGAGTGATGGTTCTATTCAAGACGTGAGTCAACAGTCAACAGGAGGAAACATTGCGCAAAGTTCTGTCTCTTCGCAACCACCCACTCATCAAG GATTACAATGGACTATTATGGAGCACACATATCATCCGACACGTTTCGCTCTGTCCTCGTGTCAAACGAATCTGTCGATCCAAGCGTCGTCGGCATTCACGACGCCCGAAATAACAGCATCCTCAACCATCAGCGATCAGTACTCTGGTACCAGCACGACTGGTTCCAGTTGCGCCCTGACGAACTATCCAAACTCCTCCCACGGGACGTTGCAGCacgcgtcgtcgtcgtcgggcGGCGGCCCCTCGCCATCGGCGCAGTGCCCGAGTAACTGTCAGAGCCCGTGCGCCAGCCCGCAGACTGCGATTAAGAGGAAACGATCGACTAATCCGCAGGCAGATGAGAACTTTATACGCGCGTTGGACGCCGTACGTTACGGTGGCATAGGGTTTTGCAAGGCGGCGAGGATGTTTGGCGTGAACAACCGAACGCTCTGGCTCGAGTACAAGAAGCGTGGCTACCCGAACAATCGGCCAAGTCTCAAGTCTCGCGTTAAGCAAGAAGTCAACTCctcgccgccgccaccgccgccgtcGCAGCCCCCTCCGGCACAACCCATGAATTCATCGCAGAGCCCAACGCCCATGGGCCCACCCACGACTCCGCACAGCACGCACAACACGCATAGCACGCACACCATGCTGACCAGCCACAGTCCCCACACGATGCTCAGCGGTTACATTGACAGGCATACGGACTATGCGCTACCGAGCACCACGATGCCGATCAATCTGCACGGCGTCAATTACAACGCCATGTGA
- the Btbvii gene encoding uncharacterized protein Btbvii isoform X3 has product MSMQQYCLRWNNHQPNFISVFSNLLNNETLVDVTLAAEGRQIQAHKVVLSACSTYFQSLFTVNPCQHPIVILKDIKFSDLKIMVDFMYYGEVNISQDQLPSIIKTAENLKIKGLAEMHTASLTKWPSGSSETGGADRGESCSPSPSPLSPSFRRKRLRKSSTGSTSGSGDRPEEINEITLVATNIVKPEPLIASQESGENIRRPVNTSTESQGSIDEDQISIMSNMETSSTNTPAQSDGSIQDVSQQSTGGNIAQSSVSSQPPTHQVLHCKTQAVTKRTRLLIRQPRVKKEPSHLSPDGEASSSPHIVSTSVHLATSTLNLPQTSRSFEESRISPPPHTMLVNQPNLLTVTTTSSNLLTVPQPSYLTKQHSHPLLSSQQPSTSGTYWIHRQHSHPELPGRTTSPSIVIEPAPILKTEEEGVEETSTPTTSSELGTGSGGASTGLRVKTTELRRTSSSPQTSCSSRESRENTGDQRLGHCPVLRQGPALGCNHCWNTIDDHGRILRRKTKYHCPECQINLCIVPCFQEYHEQRRELISKLKPLPKTSSV; this is encoded by the exons ATGTCTATGCAACAGTATTGTTTGCGCTGGAACAATCATCAACCGAATTTTATCTCGGTTTTCtccaatttattaaataacgaGACTTTAGTAGACGTTACTCTTGCTGCAGAAGGCAGGCAAATTCAGGCGCACAAAGTTGTACTGTCAGCATGCAGTACATACTTTCAGTCACTGTTTACAGTGAATCCTTGTCAGCATCCTATCGTTATACTTAAGGACATCAAATTTTCGGACCTCAAGATTATGGTAGATTTTATGTACTATGGAGAAGTAAACATATCTCAAGATCAATTGCCATCTATtataaag aCGGCAGAAAACTTAAAGATAAAAGGACTTGCAGAAATGCATACAGCGTCATTAACTAAATGGCCAAGTGGAAGTAGCGAAACTGGTGGAGCAGATCGTGGCGAATCCTGCTCACCCAGCCCATCTCCATTATCTCCTTCTTTTCGTAGAAAAAGATTACGGAAGTCTTCTACTGGCTCAACATCTGGATCTGGCGACAGGCCGGAAGAAATCAATGAAATAACACTAGTGGCTACTAACATTGTAAAACCTGAACCCTTAATTGCATCGCAAGAAAGTGGAGAGAATATAAGGCGACCGGTAAATACTAGCACAGAATCTCAAGGCAGTATTGATGAAGATCAAATATCAATT ATGAGTAATATGGAAACTAGTTCTACCAATACACCAGCCCAGAGTGATGGTTCTATTCAAGACGTGAGTCAACAGTCAACAGGAGGAAACATTGCGCAAAGTTCTGTCTCTTCGCAACCACCCACTCATCAAG ttctTCATTGCAAGACACAAGCAGTAACGAAAAGGACACGGCTACTGATTAGACAACCGCGAGTGAAGAAGGAGCCGAGTCACCTGTCACCGGATGGCGAAGCGAGCTCCTCGCCTCACATTGTCTCGACCTCTGTTCATCTTGCCACGTCGACACTGAATCTACCCCAGACGTCGAGGAGTTTCGAGGAATCGCGTATATCACCACCGCCGCACACCATGCTGGTCAATCAGCCGAATTTGCTGACGGTGACGACGACGTCGTCTAACTTGTTGACGGTACCCCAGCCGTCCTACCTGACCAAACAACACTCACATCCGTTGCTATCCAGTCAGCAACCGAGCACATCCGGGACTTACTGGATACATCGACAGCATTCGCATCCGGAATTGCCCGGCAGGACCACGAGTCCTTCGATAGTGATCGAGCCGGCGCCCATCCTCAAGACGGAAGAAGAGGGAGTCGAGGAGACTTCGACTCCGACTACTTCCTCTGAGCTGGGAACTGGCAGCGGTGGTGCTTCCACTGGATTGAGGGTGAAGACGACGGAGTTGCGGCGGACTTCTTCATCGCCACAG acGAGCTGTAGCAGCAGAGAGTCTCGTGAAAATACGGGGGATCAACGATTAGGTCACTGTCCGGTGTTACGTCAGGGTCCTGCTTTAGGTTGCAATCATTGTTGGAACACGATAGATGATCATGGCAGAATACTCCGTAGGAAGACCAAGTATCACTGTCCCGAATGTCAGATTAATTTGTGCATCGTACCCTGCTTCCAAGAGTATCACGAGCAGCGGCGCGAATTGATTTCCAAATTGAAACCCTTACCAAAAACTAGCTCCGTTTAA